The following coding sequences lie in one Chelatococcus sp. YT9 genomic window:
- a CDS encoding LysR substrate-binding domain-containing protein gives MMDLRKLRYFSSVVEARSISKAAESLHVAQPALSKSIQALEEELGTSLLRRSAKGVATTEAGARLYEHCQIVFRQLDRARLDVRKSVERPSGVVTVGLPHSLMTVLALPMLQLTSARYPDVRLELKQEHTHVLGSNLRGGKLDFSIMANPRSTAGLTCRPLVEEELLFVEPIASRDRRKGGRVSFLEASHCEFILPSVGNGLRETAEGHFRARSLRLNVRYEVDAIALIVQCVEAGLGVSLLPGGCVDTDIDQRRVGARLFAEGGCHRQIVLCSAAEATQSPAASAVMALVDEVARELVIGGRWRGARVSSLAEDC, from the coding sequence ATGATGGACCTCCGCAAGCTCCGCTATTTCAGCAGCGTCGTCGAAGCCCGCAGCATCAGTAAGGCCGCGGAAAGTTTGCATGTCGCCCAGCCGGCCCTGAGCAAAAGCATCCAGGCGCTCGAGGAGGAGCTCGGCACATCGCTGTTGCGGCGCTCGGCTAAGGGCGTCGCCACTACGGAAGCCGGCGCGCGGCTCTACGAGCATTGTCAGATCGTCTTCAGACAGCTCGACCGGGCGCGGCTCGACGTCCGCAAATCAGTGGAGCGGCCTTCCGGCGTGGTCACGGTCGGTCTGCCACACAGCCTGATGACGGTACTCGCCTTGCCGATGCTACAGCTGACCAGCGCGCGTTATCCCGACGTGCGGCTTGAGCTGAAGCAGGAACATACCCATGTGCTCGGCAGCAACCTACGGGGGGGCAAACTCGATTTTTCCATCATGGCGAATCCGCGCTCGACGGCCGGATTGACCTGCCGGCCCCTGGTCGAGGAGGAGTTGCTTTTCGTCGAACCGATCGCCAGCAGGGACCGCAGGAAAGGCGGGCGCGTATCCTTCCTCGAGGCGTCCCATTGCGAATTTATTTTGCCGTCCGTCGGGAATGGTCTGCGCGAGACGGCGGAAGGACACTTTCGGGCACGATCCCTGCGCCTGAACGTAAGATACGAAGTCGACGCAATCGCTCTGATCGTTCAATGCGTCGAAGCGGGGCTAGGCGTTTCGCTGCTGCCGGGCGGATGCGTCGATACGGATATTGACCAAAGGCGCGTTGGCGCCAGGCTCTTCGCCGAGGGAGGTTGCCATCGGCAAATCGTTCTGTGTTCTGCTGCCGAGGCAACCCAGTCGCCGGCGGCCTCGGCGGTGATGGCGCTGGTCGATGAAGTCGCGCGCGAGCTCGTCATAGGCGGGCGCTGGCGCGGCGCCCGGGTGTCGTCCCTCGCCGAGGATTGCTGA
- a CDS encoding acetamidase/formamidase family protein, translated as MALHRFTPTSYANVIGGRPAVLTVADGDTVVTETLDAAGTDHTGAPRAPRGNPMTGPFAVEGAEPGDALLVTIDRMTPTRSTGWTYSPLSAQVVDPRMISDMPKSSRSEWTIDTQAGTVSLLDGTARTEAWRFPLAPMLGCFGVAPERGQAISTATSGPYGGNMDYRAFGPGATVAFPVFEKGALFYLGDGHACQGDGEIVGTGVETTFEVEFTLRLRKSTKAQWPRCETATDIMTLAAGRPLDQALQFATSEMLRWLVEDLAVDIVEASHLLGQMVRYDIANVFNPAYCVACRLPKNEITRGLSVTRQA; from the coding sequence ATGGCGCTCCACCGCTTCACTCCCACCAGCTACGCAAACGTGATCGGCGGGCGGCCTGCCGTGCTGACGGTCGCCGATGGGGATACGGTGGTGACCGAGACGTTGGACGCTGCAGGAACGGACCACACGGGCGCACCGCGCGCACCACGCGGCAACCCGATGACGGGCCCGTTCGCGGTAGAAGGCGCCGAGCCCGGCGACGCCTTGCTGGTGACGATCGACCGAATGACCCCGACGCGCTCGACCGGCTGGACCTATTCTCCTCTTTCGGCCCAGGTGGTCGACCCGCGCATGATCTCCGACATGCCCAAAAGCTCGCGTTCCGAATGGACCATCGACACGCAGGCGGGCACGGTGAGCCTGCTCGACGGTACTGCGCGCACGGAAGCCTGGCGCTTTCCGCTCGCGCCGATGCTGGGCTGCTTCGGCGTGGCCCCTGAGCGCGGCCAGGCGATCTCCACAGCAACGAGCGGCCCGTATGGCGGCAACATGGACTACCGCGCCTTCGGGCCCGGAGCGACCGTCGCCTTTCCGGTTTTTGAAAAGGGGGCCCTGTTCTATCTGGGGGATGGTCACGCCTGCCAGGGCGATGGCGAGATCGTCGGAACCGGCGTCGAGACTACCTTCGAGGTCGAGTTCACCTTGAGGCTGCGCAAGAGCACGAAGGCGCAATGGCCACGCTGCGAAACGGCGACCGACATCATGACCCTGGCCGCCGGGCGCCCTCTCGATCAGGCGCTGCAGTTCGCGACCAGCGAGATGCTCCGGTGGCTGGTCGAGGATCTCGCTGTCGACATAGTCGAGGCGAGCCATCTGCTCGGCCAAATGGTGCGTTACGACATCGCCAATGTCTTCAATCCGGCTTATTGCGTGGCATGCCGGCTGCCGAAGAACGAGATCACGCGCGGTCTCTCGGTCACACGGCAGGCGTGA
- a CDS encoding DUF4214 domain-containing protein — MATVGGASSSLIPAHSPFSYNVGINYESWDGGRVGRVIANDLDAITQNFKLIRTYHDAGVGTADPTNPVIDPTQQEVISYVLAHAGLELNMGTNNNALASGGFGTPWSAGLMVDPAYTDKWVAMIIEAFGSTNAVEENLKMILLGNELDANGPPPGDPLFETYYSVWIPKAFLNLQTSLANAGLGTIPISTTIANYGASNVVSTSVSSFIESHWNAAWNGGVPIVLYNQYTPDNGSSTDYSSVIRYFESLATTFDGALAPFIGETGFSTLYGQAGQVTVYSQIFDWLNSQWDTGHKTVPLFAFDAFDQPTRWPDVEKYYGIYTDAGSLKPGLAAILPTWLTAPTSTFVQGSAAAERLFAKPGNDVVDSGLGHDILALGGTSARYTVALSGAVALVTDLATNSTDVVSNVQALEFSDGSQTLFATDQAHIAALYEAMLGRDADSAGMAYWASRSFSGVDFDAMVSAFTDSAEYAARSSLDASAWVAALYDNVLHRVADSEGQAYWLAQLDAGLARHQIETAFVLSAEFTELAHRPVDTSQGVGVVGGVLPDLLTEHGLSP, encoded by the coding sequence ATGGCCACTGTAGGGGGAGCGTCCTCGTCTCTCATTCCGGCACATAGCCCGTTCAGCTACAACGTCGGCATCAACTACGAGAGCTGGGACGGCGGTCGCGTCGGCCGCGTCATCGCCAACGATCTCGATGCGATCACGCAGAACTTCAAGCTGATCAGGACTTACCACGACGCCGGCGTCGGCACGGCCGATCCAACCAACCCGGTCATCGATCCAACGCAACAGGAGGTCATCTCCTACGTGCTAGCCCACGCCGGGCTGGAACTGAACATGGGCACGAATAACAATGCTCTGGCGAGCGGCGGCTTTGGCACACCCTGGTCTGCGGGGCTGATGGTCGATCCCGCGTATACGGATAAATGGGTCGCCATGATCATTGAGGCTTTCGGCAGCACCAATGCTGTCGAGGAAAACCTCAAGATGATCCTCCTTGGCAACGAGCTCGACGCGAATGGTCCGCCGCCCGGCGATCCGTTGTTTGAAACCTACTACAGCGTTTGGATCCCCAAGGCGTTCCTCAACCTGCAGACGTCGCTTGCGAATGCCGGGCTGGGCACAATCCCGATCTCAACGACGATCGCCAATTATGGCGCGAGCAATGTGGTCTCGACCTCGGTCTCATCGTTCATCGAGAGCCACTGGAACGCTGCCTGGAATGGTGGTGTGCCGATCGTCCTGTACAACCAGTACACCCCGGATAACGGCTCCTCGACTGACTATTCGTCTGTCATCCGCTATTTCGAATCGCTCGCGACCACCTTCGACGGCGCGCTTGCCCCCTTCATAGGCGAGACTGGGTTCTCGACGCTTTACGGTCAGGCCGGTCAGGTCACCGTCTACAGCCAGATCTTTGACTGGCTCAACAGCCAGTGGGACACGGGCCATAAGACGGTACCGCTGTTTGCCTTCGATGCTTTCGATCAGCCGACGCGCTGGCCGGATGTGGAGAAGTACTATGGCATCTACACCGATGCCGGCAGCCTCAAGCCCGGGCTCGCCGCGATCCTGCCAACCTGGCTGACGGCGCCGACCAGCACCTTTGTTCAAGGATCGGCCGCGGCCGAGCGCTTATTTGCCAAGCCGGGCAATGACGTCGTCGATTCCGGCCTCGGGCACGACATCCTCGCGCTGGGAGGGACCAGCGCGCGCTATACTGTCGCCCTGAGTGGCGCGGTGGCGCTGGTGACGGACCTTGCTACCAACTCCACCGATGTGGTCAGCAACGTGCAGGCGCTGGAATTCTCCGACGGCAGCCAGACGCTGTTCGCCACGGACCAGGCTCATATCGCCGCGCTCTATGAGGCCATGCTCGGCCGGGACGCGGACAGCGCTGGAATGGCCTATTGGGCTTCCCGCAGCTTCTCTGGCGTTGACTTCGACGCGATGGTTTCGGCATTCACAGACTCCGCCGAGTATGCCGCCCGATCCTCGCTCGACGCCAGCGCCTGGGTCGCGGCGCTTTACGACAATGTGTTGCACCGTGTTGCCGACAGCGAGGGACAGGCTTATTGGCTGGCGCAACTCGATGCGGGTCTCGCCCGGCACCAGATTGAGACCGCATTCGTTCTCAGTGCCGAATTCACCGAATTGGCGCATAGACCGGTTGATACGTCCCAGGGTGTGGGTGTCGTCGGAGGCGTATTGCCGGATCTTCTCACAGAGCACGGCCTATCACCCTGA
- a CDS encoding DUF4242 domain-containing protein: MQLYVIRRPSAWASLAELEAAGAKSARIGNEEMPDRVRWIRSYVVNEADGRVGTFCIYQAENGEAIREHARRVGMPGEEFYPVATTVVIRPDPVEAEAAS; encoded by the coding sequence ATGCAACTCTACGTCATTCGCCGTCCGAGCGCGTGGGCGTCACTCGCTGAACTCGAAGCGGCCGGCGCCAAGTCAGCCAGGATCGGCAACGAAGAGATGCCCGATCGGGTTCGCTGGATCCGCAGTTATGTGGTGAACGAAGCGGACGGTCGCGTCGGCACCTTCTGCATCTATCAAGCCGAGAACGGTGAAGCCATCCGCGAGCATGCCCGCCGCGTCGGAATGCCGGGTGAGGAATTCTATCCGGTGGCGACAACTGTCGTCATTCGGCCGGACCCGGTGGAAGCCGAGGCAGCGTCCTGA
- a CDS encoding winged helix-turn-helix domain-containing protein, giving the protein MLHRFGFFELDEDARSLTLRGTVQKVQPRVFDLLVYLVRNAGRVVPKDELMDALWPDLTVTEASLQRAVSLARAALAAGGLEQAIRSYVRHGYRFAIDEPSLGPAVPSFDAGEATRARALELARAKDWHGAAMILESLDAEGQLCAADIEVWALAVECQGRPAAAIPVLIRGLAAHVAEGNPNLAARAAVTIAKLELERSASAAAAGWMARAEALLGETNDSRTSAYLLWMKARMAIFTGNAAEALDLALKSHNAAIGCGDSGLIALTLVYMGFYNISLGDIEKGVSQQNHAAAIALSSNVDPVLGSLVYCNILWSCRTYPDWSRARQWSEGFDSWCAASYAVVPGTCDLHRAEILGAQRDLHGALVAIDQALPKLSEEESWSIGDGYRVRGDVHAMIGNLDAARQDYAAAYAAGWDAEPGNAVLLAETGQVDMALAALDGALGGATWYHLQRRGILLAHKARIAAMAGYRDTAAMALDELSAQSARWTQPAVHALINEARYLLASNSEAMPFLMLARQLWTSAGIEYHAARVRLELSHRLAEAGNTAAAQTEMAAAERVASRIGSRRLQELAADLKSKLHSRPQPPRLIA; this is encoded by the coding sequence ATGTTGCACCGCTTCGGATTCTTTGAGCTGGACGAAGATGCACGCTCCCTCACCTTGCGGGGAACCGTGCAGAAGGTGCAGCCGCGCGTCTTCGACCTCTTGGTGTATCTCGTCCGGAACGCCGGCCGCGTGGTGCCGAAGGACGAGCTGATGGATGCCCTCTGGCCAGACCTGACCGTCACGGAAGCCTCGCTGCAGCGTGCCGTCAGCCTGGCCCGCGCCGCGCTCGCGGCGGGCGGCCTGGAACAGGCGATCCGCAGCTACGTCAGGCACGGCTATCGCTTTGCGATTGATGAGCCCAGTCTTGGTCCCGCTGTACCGAGTTTCGACGCGGGCGAGGCCACTCGGGCCCGGGCGCTCGAGCTTGCGCGCGCGAAGGACTGGCACGGGGCTGCGATGATCCTCGAAAGCCTAGATGCGGAGGGGCAACTTTGCGCGGCCGATATCGAGGTCTGGGCGCTGGCTGTCGAATGCCAGGGCCGCCCTGCCGCGGCGATACCGGTTCTAATTCGCGGCCTCGCCGCCCATGTCGCAGAAGGCAACCCCAACTTAGCCGCAAGGGCGGCCGTGACAATTGCCAAGCTTGAACTGGAGCGCTCGGCTTCGGCCGCAGCCGCAGGGTGGATGGCGCGGGCCGAAGCCCTTCTCGGCGAAACCAACGACTCGCGCACAAGCGCCTATCTGCTGTGGATGAAAGCGCGGATGGCCATCTTCACGGGCAATGCTGCGGAGGCACTCGATCTGGCGCTCAAGTCCCATAATGCCGCGATTGGCTGCGGCGACTCGGGGCTGATCGCTCTTACCTTGGTCTACATGGGCTTCTACAATATCTCGCTTGGCGATATCGAGAAGGGCGTGAGCCAGCAGAACCACGCTGCGGCCATCGCGCTGTCGAGCAACGTGGATCCAGTACTCGGAAGCCTCGTTTATTGCAACATTCTGTGGAGCTGCCGCACTTATCCAGACTGGTCGCGAGCCCGCCAATGGAGTGAAGGTTTCGACAGCTGGTGCGCTGCGAGCTATGCGGTTGTGCCAGGAACCTGCGACCTGCACCGCGCCGAGATACTGGGGGCGCAGCGCGATCTGCACGGCGCGCTGGTGGCGATTGACCAGGCTCTGCCGAAGTTGTCGGAGGAAGAATCCTGGTCTATCGGCGATGGATACCGGGTGCGTGGCGATGTCCACGCGATGATCGGCAATTTAGACGCGGCGCGTCAGGACTACGCTGCCGCTTATGCTGCGGGCTGGGATGCCGAACCGGGAAACGCAGTGCTGCTCGCCGAGACGGGCCAAGTGGACATGGCCTTGGCGGCCCTGGATGGTGCGCTCGGTGGCGCAACCTGGTACCACTTGCAACGGCGTGGCATTCTGCTTGCGCATAAGGCGCGTATTGCCGCCATGGCTGGCTATAGGGATACCGCTGCCATGGCCCTGGACGAGCTTAGCGCCCAATCTGCGCGCTGGACGCAGCCGGCGGTCCACGCGTTGATCAATGAGGCGCGCTATCTGCTCGCGAGCAACTCTGAGGCGATGCCTTTCCTGATGCTCGCCCGGCAACTCTGGACCAGTGCTGGGATCGAGTATCATGCGGCTCGCGTCCGGTTAGAACTGTCCCACCGCTTGGCCGAGGCGGGCAATACTGCCGCTGCGCAGACCGAGATGGCCGCGGCAGAACGCGTCGCGAGCCGCATAGGCTCTCGGCGGCTTCAGGAGCTGGCGGCGGATCTGAAATCGAAACTGCATTCCAGACCGCAGCCGCCCCGATTGATCGCATAA
- a CDS encoding TRAP transporter large permease, translating to MSAISIGLIGMAALVAMILARIPVAVALGLVGFVGYAAIDGFAKAQLVFGAVPLELSSAYALSVLPLFTLMGALATMAGLSGDLFRASNAVFAGMRGSLAMAAVGASAGFGAVCGSSLATAATMSRISIPQMLKAGYSPALAAGAVAAGGTLGILIPPSLILMIYGIIAQLSIIKLFAAALIPGLVLTVLYLATVTIWVWLRPWAAPRVPTEGRTASFRLVLSIWDVILLFAVTFGGIYLGWFSPTEAAAVGAFGALLLGLLRRGFKPGDIGTAFTETTRITANLVLIVLGSTIFSYFVVQTGMAQSVVRSIDAIGLPPLAVMLLLVVFYVFLGCFLEGIGMVLVTVPVLLPLVLSTGYDPIWFGVLLVIVVEIGLIHPPVGMNLFVIRTQAPEVSLGAMYRGVLPFLLAPFVLIAMLLAWPDLALWLPRHLAGM from the coding sequence ATGAGCGCGATTTCGATCGGTCTGATCGGCATGGCGGCGCTGGTCGCAATGATCCTGGCCCGCATTCCCGTCGCGGTTGCCCTCGGCCTCGTCGGCTTCGTCGGCTATGCCGCCATCGACGGTTTCGCCAAGGCGCAGCTCGTCTTCGGCGCAGTGCCGCTCGAGCTGTCCTCGGCCTATGCGCTCTCCGTACTGCCGCTGTTCACGCTGATGGGGGCGCTCGCCACCATGGCCGGGCTCTCCGGCGATCTGTTCCGCGCCAGCAATGCGGTTTTTGCCGGTATGCGCGGCTCACTAGCGATGGCCGCAGTGGGGGCCTCAGCGGGATTCGGCGCGGTCTGCGGCTCGTCGCTGGCGACAGCGGCGACCATGAGCCGGATCTCGATCCCCCAGATGCTGAAGGCTGGCTATTCGCCTGCTTTGGCCGCCGGTGCCGTTGCGGCGGGCGGGACGCTCGGCATCCTGATTCCGCCGTCTCTGATCCTGATGATCTACGGCATCATCGCACAGCTATCGATCATCAAGCTGTTCGCGGCCGCGCTCATCCCGGGGCTCGTGCTGACGGTACTGTATCTAGCGACCGTCACGATATGGGTGTGGCTCAGGCCTTGGGCAGCACCCCGCGTCCCCACCGAAGGCCGCACCGCGTCCTTCCGCCTGGTACTCTCGATCTGGGATGTCATTCTGCTGTTCGCGGTCACTTTCGGCGGCATATACCTCGGCTGGTTCAGCCCCACGGAGGCCGCCGCCGTCGGCGCTTTCGGCGCGCTCCTGCTCGGATTGCTGCGGCGCGGCTTCAAGCCCGGCGATATCGGCACGGCCTTCACTGAAACCACGCGGATCACTGCCAATCTCGTCCTGATCGTGTTGGGGTCGACCATCTTCTCCTACTTTGTCGTCCAGACCGGCATGGCCCAATCCGTGGTCAGGAGCATCGACGCGATCGGCCTGCCACCACTCGCGGTCATGCTGCTGCTCGTGGTCTTCTACGTCTTCCTCGGCTGCTTCCTTGAAGGTATCGGCATGGTGCTGGTGACGGTACCGGTGCTGCTCCCGCTGGTGCTCTCAACGGGCTACGATCCGATCTGGTTCGGCGTTCTGCTGGTCATCGTGGTCGAGATCGGGCTGATCCATCCACCAGTCGGCATGAACCTGTTCGTTATCCGCACCCAGGCCCCGGAGGTCAGCCTCGGCGCGATGTATCGCGGCGTCCTGCCGTTCCTGCTGGCGCCGTTCGTTTTGATCGCCATGCTGCTCGCCTGGCCCGATCTCGCGCTCTGGCTGCCGCGCCATCTCGCAGGGATGTAG
- a CDS encoding TRAP transporter small permease, translating to MSADGSGRRFDPARLLTIGGALALAVMLFWTMLDIGGRLLFSHPIQGTLDLVEVALVLVAFLALPECFRRDEQIKVDVFDAMLGPRRLRLLILIGEVATLAFLALLASTLLQPLSDAYRFGDQKPDLPVPIWTLLLTIEIALIVSILVVLRRVGSQIRNVLRQPGDETPVSSPQRHEEATP from the coding sequence ATGAGTGCCGATGGCTCGGGCCGTCGCTTCGACCCGGCACGGCTCCTCACCATCGGCGGCGCACTTGCGCTCGCGGTGATGCTGTTTTGGACGATGCTCGACATCGGCGGGCGGCTTCTCTTCAGCCATCCGATCCAGGGCACGCTCGATCTCGTCGAGGTCGCCCTGGTTCTCGTCGCGTTCCTCGCTTTGCCCGAGTGCTTCCGGCGCGACGAACAGATCAAGGTCGACGTCTTTGATGCCATGCTTGGCCCGCGCCGTCTCCGGCTCCTGATTCTGATCGGGGAAGTCGCGACGCTGGCTTTTCTTGCACTGCTGGCCTCTACGCTCCTGCAGCCCCTATCCGATGCCTACCGCTTCGGCGACCAGAAGCCCGATCTGCCGGTGCCGATCTGGACCTTGCTGCTGACGATCGAGATAGCCCTTATCGTGTCCATACTCGTCGTCCTGCGCCGGGTCGGCTCCCAGATCAGGAACGTCCTGCGTCAGCCCGGCGATGAGACGCCGGTTTCCTCCCCCCAACGCCACGAGGAGGCAACCCCATGA
- a CDS encoding TRAP transporter substrate-binding protein → MIRGAASAVLGVLFSLFLSGAVLAQPIELKVTHYLPPNHQLHKKLEEWGEDLAKRSDGRLKLTIFPAAQMGPMPRQYDLARTGVADIAFFLHGALPGRFPLTELTQLPYVFNRGEGAAAKAISTAEASAIVTEMAADLAAEHEGTKLLYFIATPTVSLFSNKGAVRDPTAMRGMRIRHNGPIASAIIEAWGGSPAAVTPAELADALAKGTIGGMLFNYEAAKSFQMAESIKSVTPVKASAGTFALVMNAERYKSLPEDLRKLIDETTGPEAARRIGALYDAAEDEGEAYLRAAKVEILDLTPAERAAFEEKTSPITASFLAKAEAKNVKARDFYDRLRAAVGRAQ, encoded by the coding sequence ATGATAAGAGGAGCGGCGAGCGCCGTGTTGGGCGTTCTCTTCAGCCTTTTCCTGTCTGGGGCAGTATTGGCGCAGCCGATCGAGCTTAAGGTCACGCATTACCTGCCGCCAAACCACCAGTTGCACAAGAAACTGGAGGAATGGGGAGAGGATCTGGCGAAGCGGTCGGACGGACGGCTCAAGCTGACGATCTTCCCGGCCGCGCAGATGGGGCCGATGCCGCGGCAATACGACCTCGCCCGGACCGGCGTCGCCGATATCGCCTTCTTCCTGCACGGCGCGCTGCCCGGTCGCTTTCCGCTGACCGAACTGACCCAGCTTCCCTACGTCTTCAACCGGGGCGAAGGGGCCGCCGCCAAGGCGATCAGCACTGCGGAGGCCTCCGCGATCGTGACAGAAATGGCTGCCGACCTCGCCGCGGAGCATGAGGGCACGAAGCTGCTCTATTTCATCGCCACCCCGACGGTGAGCCTGTTCTCCAACAAGGGCGCAGTGCGCGATCCCACCGCGATGCGCGGCATGCGCATCCGGCACAACGGGCCTATCGCCTCTGCGATCATCGAGGCTTGGGGCGGCAGTCCCGCGGCGGTGACGCCAGCGGAGCTTGCGGACGCACTTGCCAAGGGCACGATCGGCGGGATGCTGTTCAACTACGAGGCGGCGAAATCCTTCCAGATGGCCGAGAGCATCAAATCGGTGACGCCGGTCAAAGCATCAGCTGGCACCTTCGCGCTGGTAATGAACGCGGAACGCTATAAGTCGTTGCCGGAGGATTTGCGCAAACTGATCGACGAGACGACCGGCCCTGAGGCCGCGCGTCGTATCGGCGCGCTCTATGACGCGGCGGAGGATGAGGGCGAAGCTTACCTGCGCGCAGCCAAGGTCGAGATCCTCGATTTGACCCCGGCCGAGCGCGCGGCCTTCGAGGAGAAGACAAGCCCGATCACCGCCAGCTTCCTGGCCAAGGCCGAGGCAAAGAACGTTAAGGCGCGCGATTTCTATGACAGGCTCCGCGCAGCCGTGGGCCGGGCGCAATGA
- a CDS encoding FAD-dependent monooxygenase, with product MKETGHDIDVLIAGAGPVGLAAAIELGRRGISCLVVERNDRVGYAPRAKTTNVRTREHLRRWGIADRLREASPMPRDYPSNVVFATRMTGPRLARFENALNGSPERNDLYSESAQWVPQYVLEEVLREHAASLQGVTIRFSTELTAFEQDAGGVASELRQLTTGQVDRIRSAYLIGADGARSLVREAIGAVMTGERAFSRNYNIIFRAPDLDRRHEHGDAIMYWMVNEELPSLLGPMDGEGLWFFMVTKLANDVDPASVDPVVLIRQGTGLHDLAIEIVGKDPWVAHKLVADRYAKGRVFLAGDACHLHPPFGGFGMNMGIGDAVDLGWKLAAVLQGWGGRELLASYEAERRAVHERTIAEAVINYGVLGNQLVRPGLEDLGVLGEATRREVGEIIEATKQREFRTLGIVLGSRYKDSPIIVPDGSEPPAEHFMLYVPSAHPGCLAPHLWLADGSSLYDHFGQGFTLLVTAGEAGQTVEFAAAAEALRIPLTVLVPGDPRLPARYGARFALIRPDQHVAWRGDVLPADAARLLAHVTGTREEEPVTQEAVTAA from the coding sequence GTGAAGGAAACCGGCCACGATATCGACGTGCTGATCGCTGGCGCCGGCCCGGTCGGCCTCGCCGCGGCGATCGAGCTGGGGCGCCGCGGCATAAGCTGCCTCGTGGTCGAGCGCAACGACCGCGTCGGCTACGCGCCCCGCGCTAAGACGACGAATGTTCGGACGCGCGAACACCTGCGCCGCTGGGGCATCGCTGACAGGCTGCGCGAGGCTTCGCCGATGCCACGCGACTACCCGTCCAACGTCGTCTTCGCCACTCGAATGACGGGGCCGCGGCTTGCGCGCTTCGAGAACGCACTGAACGGCAGCCCGGAACGCAACGACCTCTATTCGGAATCGGCACAATGGGTGCCGCAATATGTGCTGGAAGAGGTTCTGCGCGAGCATGCCGCTTCGCTGCAGGGCGTGACGATCCGCTTCAGCACTGAGCTCACTGCCTTCGAACAAGACGCCGGCGGTGTGGCGAGCGAGCTCAGGCAGCTCACGACGGGGCAGGTCGATCGGATCCGGAGCGCTTATCTGATCGGAGCCGATGGCGCGCGCAGCCTGGTGCGCGAGGCGATTGGCGCGGTGATGACCGGCGAGAGAGCCTTTTCGCGCAACTACAATATTATTTTCCGGGCGCCTGACCTCGACCGCCGCCACGAGCATGGCGACGCCATCATGTACTGGATGGTCAACGAGGAACTGCCCTCGCTGCTCGGCCCGATGGACGGCGAGGGCTTGTGGTTCTTCATGGTCACCAAGCTCGCGAACGATGTCGATCCGGCAAGCGTCGACCCGGTCGTGCTAATCCGTCAGGGCACGGGCCTTCATGACCTCGCCATCGAGATCGTTGGCAAAGATCCGTGGGTCGCCCACAAGCTGGTCGCGGATCGCTACGCGAAAGGTCGCGTCTTCCTGGCCGGCGACGCCTGCCATCTCCATCCGCCCTTCGGCGGCTTCGGCATGAACATGGGCATCGGCGATGCGGTCGATCTCGGCTGGAAGCTCGCGGCGGTGCTCCAGGGCTGGGGCGGGCGGGAATTGCTGGCGAGCTATGAGGCCGAGCGGCGCGCGGTGCACGAGCGCACCATCGCCGAGGCGGTGATCAATTACGGGGTGCTCGGCAACCAGCTCGTTCGGCCTGGTCTGGAGGATCTCGGCGTCCTCGGCGAGGCGACCCGCCGCGAGGTCGGCGAGATCATCGAAGCGACAAAGCAGCGTGAATTCCGTACGCTCGGCATCGTGCTGGGCTCGCGCTACAAGGATTCGCCAATCATAGTCCCCGATGGCAGCGAGCCACCCGCGGAGCACTTTATGCTCTATGTGCCTTCGGCCCACCCCGGCTGTCTCGCGCCGCATCTGTGGCTGGCGGACGGCTCCTCGCTCTATGATCATTTTGGCCAGGGCTTCACGCTGCTCGTCACGGCTGGCGAGGCGGGTCAAACGGTGGAATTCGCCGCCGCGGCCGAGGCGCTCCGTATTCCACTGACGGTTCTCGTTCCGGGCGATCCGCGCCTGCCTGCACGCTACGGCGCGCGCTTCGCGCTGATCCGGCCCGACCAACATGTCGCCTGGCGCGGCGATGTCTTGCCGGCGGATGCCGCGAGACTGCTCGCCCATGTGACCGGCACACGCGAAGAGGAACCTGTCACGCAGGAAGCCGTGACCGCAGCTTGA